One genomic window of Staphylococcus hsinchuensis includes the following:
- the rpsG gene encoding 30S ribosomal protein S7, which translates to MPRKGSVPKRDVLPDPIHNSKLVTKLINKIMLDGKRGTAQRILYSAFDIVQERSGREAIEVFEEAIDNIMPVLEVKARRVGGSNYQVPVEVRPERRTTLGLRWLVNYARLRGEKTMEERLANEILDAANNTGGAVKKREDTHKMAEANKAFAHYRW; encoded by the coding sequence ATGCCTCGTAAAGGATCAGTACCAAAAAGAGATGTGTTACCAGATCCAATTCACAACTCTAAATTAGTAACAAAATTGATTAACAAAATTATGTTAGATGGTAAACGCGGAACAGCTCAAAGAATTCTTTATTCTGCTTTCGATATCGTGCAAGAACGCAGCGGTCGTGAAGCAATCGAAGTATTCGAAGAAGCTATCGACAATATCATGCCAGTATTAGAAGTTAAGGCTCGTCGTGTTGGTGGTTCTAACTATCAAGTACCAGTAGAGGTTCGTCCAGAACGTCGTACTACTTTAGGTTTACGTTGGTTAGTAAACTATGCACGTCTTCGTGGTGAAAAAACTATGGAAGAGCGCTTAGCAAACGAAATCTTAGATGCAGCTAACAACACTGGTGGAGCAGTTAAGAAACGTGAGGACACTCACAAAATGGCTGAAGCTAACAAAGCATTCGCTCACTATCGTTGGTAG
- a CDS encoding ribosomal L7Ae/L30e/S12e/Gadd45 family protein: MSNEKVARFNKQHFVVGLKQTLKALKRDQVASLIIAKDVEVYLLTRVLSQINLQNMPITYFESQQALGEYAGINVNAMIVALLK, from the coding sequence TTGTCTAATGAAAAAGTTGCACGCTTTAACAAACAACATTTTGTAGTTGGTCTTAAACAAACGCTTAAAGCTTTGAAACGAGACCAAGTTGCATCATTGATTATTGCTAAAGACGTTGAAGTCTATTTATTGACTCGCGTGTTAAGCCAAATCAATCTTCAAAATATGCCTATCACATACTTCGAGAGTCAACAGGCTTTAGGAGAATATGCAGGCATTAATGTTAATGCAATGATTGTTGCATTATTAAAATGA
- the rpoC gene encoding DNA-directed RNA polymerase subunit beta': MKIGLASPEKIRSWSFGEVKKPETINYRTLKPEKDGLFCERIFGPTKDWECSCGKYKRVRYKGMVCDRCGVEVTKSKVRRERMGHIELAAPISHIWYFKGIPSRMGLLLDMSPRALEEVIYFASYVVVNPGPTGLEKKTLLSEAEYREYYDKFPGQFTAKMGAEGIKDLLAEIDLDTELKSLRDELESATGQRLTRAIKRLEVVESFRHSGNNPAWMILDVLPIIPPEIRPMVQLDGGRFATSDLNDLYRRVINRNNRLKRLLDLGAPGIIVQNEKRMLQEAVDALIDNGRRGRPVTGPGNRPLKSLSHMLKGKQGRFRQNLLGKRVDYSGRSVIAVGPNLKMYQCGLPKEMALELFKPFIMKELVQREIATNIKNAKGKIERMDDEVWDVLEDVIQEHPVLLNRAPTLHRLGIQAFEPTLVEGRAIRLHPLVTTAYNADFDGDQMAVHVPLSKEAQAEARMLMLAAQNILNPKDGKPVVTPSQDMVLGNYYLTLERTDAVNTGTIYNDTNEVLKAYAKGYVHLHTRIGVHASSFNNPTFTEEQNKKILTTSVGKVIFNEIIPDSFAYINEPSQANLEDKTPDKYFVSATELGEEGLKGYFEDKELIEPFNKKFLGNIIAEVFNRFSITDTSMMLDRMKDLGFKFSSKAGITVGVSDIVVLPDKQDILDESEKLVERVQKQFNRGLITEFERYNAVVEIWTNAKEQIQGELMGSLGKTNPIFMMSDSGARGNASNFTQLAGMRGLMAAPSGKIIELPITSSFREGLTVLEYFISTHGARKGLADTALKTADSGYLTRRLVDVAQDVIVREEDCGTDRGLLVSDIKEGTEMIEPFNERIEGRYAKETMRHPETDEIIVRPDELITPEIAKQITDAGFEQMYIRSAFTCNTRHGVCERCYGKNLATGEKVEVGEAVGTIAAQSIGEPGTQLTMRTFHTGGVAGSDITQGLPRIQEIFEARNPKGQAVITEIEGVVDDIKLGKDRQQEIVIKGANETRSYLASGTARLKVETGQSVDRGEVLTEGSIEPKNYLSVAGLNATESYLLKEVQKVYRMQGVEIDDKHVEVMVRQMLRKVRIIEAGDTKLLPGSLVDIHNFTDANREAFKGRKRPATAKPVLLGITKASLETESFLSAASFQETTRVLTDAAIKGKRDNLLGLKENVIIGKLIPAGTGMRRYSDVNYEKALSQQEVVEETETTES; this comes from the coding sequence ATGAAAATAGGACTCGCTTCACCTGAAAAAATCCGTTCTTGGTCATTCGGTGAAGTTAAAAAGCCAGAAACAATTAACTATCGTACTTTAAAACCAGAAAAAGATGGTCTATTCTGTGAAAGAATTTTCGGACCTACAAAAGACTGGGAATGTAGTTGTGGTAAGTATAAACGCGTGCGCTATAAAGGCATGGTTTGTGACAGATGTGGTGTTGAAGTAACGAAGTCAAAAGTACGTCGTGAAAGAATGGGACATATTGAATTAGCTGCCCCAATATCACATATCTGGTATTTCAAAGGCATCCCAAGTCGTATGGGTCTATTATTAGATATGTCACCAAGAGCGTTAGAAGAGGTTATTTATTTCGCTTCTTACGTGGTGGTAAATCCAGGTCCAACAGGCTTAGAAAAGAAAACTTTACTTTCTGAAGCAGAATACAGAGAATATTATGATAAATTCCCAGGTCAGTTCACTGCTAAAATGGGAGCTGAAGGAATTAAAGATTTACTAGCAGAGATCGATTTAGATACTGAACTTAAATCATTACGTGATGAGTTAGAGTCAGCTACTGGCCAAAGACTTACACGTGCAATTAAACGTTTAGAAGTCGTAGAATCATTCAGACATTCTGGTAATAATCCAGCGTGGATGATTTTAGATGTACTACCTATTATTCCACCAGAAATCAGACCAATGGTTCAATTAGATGGTGGACGTTTTGCTACAAGTGATTTAAATGATTTATATCGTCGTGTCATTAACCGTAACAATCGTTTAAAACGTTTATTAGACTTAGGTGCTCCTGGCATCATCGTTCAAAATGAAAAACGTATGTTACAAGAAGCAGTTGATGCGCTTATCGATAATGGTCGTCGTGGCCGTCCAGTTACTGGACCAGGTAACCGTCCATTAAAATCGTTATCTCATATGTTAAAAGGTAAGCAAGGTCGTTTCCGTCAAAACTTACTTGGTAAACGTGTTGACTATTCAGGCCGTTCTGTTATCGCAGTAGGACCTAACTTGAAGATGTATCAATGTGGTTTACCAAAAGAGATGGCGTTAGAACTATTCAAACCATTTATTATGAAAGAATTAGTTCAACGTGAAATTGCTACAAATATCAAAAATGCTAAAGGTAAAATCGAACGTATGGACGACGAAGTATGGGATGTGCTTGAAGATGTAATTCAAGAACACCCAGTACTATTAAACCGTGCGCCAACACTTCACAGATTAGGTATTCAAGCATTTGAACCTACGTTAGTTGAAGGTCGTGCGATTCGTCTACATCCACTTGTTACAACAGCATACAACGCCGACTTTGATGGTGACCAAATGGCCGTCCACGTACCACTTTCTAAAGAGGCACAAGCAGAAGCACGTATGTTAATGCTTGCTGCACAAAATATCTTGAACCCTAAAGATGGTAAACCAGTTGTTACACCATCACAAGATATGGTATTAGGTAACTATTACTTAACTTTAGAACGTACAGATGCTGTTAACACAGGTACGATTTACAACGATACAAACGAAGTATTAAAAGCATACGCCAAAGGTTACGTGCACTTACACACACGTATCGGTGTACATGCAAGCTCATTCAACAATCCGACATTTACTGAAGAGCAAAACAAAAAAATCTTAACGACATCAGTAGGTAAAGTGATATTCAATGAAATCATTCCTGATTCATTTGCTTATATCAATGAACCTTCACAAGCGAACTTAGAAGATAAAACACCAGATAAATACTTTGTTTCTGCTACTGAATTAGGTGAAGAAGGACTTAAAGGTTACTTTGAAGATAAAGAATTAATTGAACCATTCAACAAAAAATTCTTAGGTAACATTATCGCAGAAGTCTTCAATAGATTTAGCATTACAGATACTTCTATGATGTTAGATAGAATGAAAGACTTAGGATTCAAGTTCTCATCTAAAGCTGGTATTACAGTTGGTGTATCAGATATCGTTGTTTTACCTGATAAACAAGATATCCTTGATGAATCAGAAAAATTAGTAGAACGTGTTCAAAAACAATTCAACCGTGGTTTAATCACTGAATTCGAGCGTTATAACGCAGTTGTTGAAATTTGGACAAACGCTAAAGAACAAATCCAAGGTGAACTTATGGGCTCACTTGGTAAGACAAACCCAATCTTCATGATGAGTGACTCTGGTGCCAGAGGTAACGCTTCAAACTTCACTCAATTAGCAGGTATGCGTGGTCTGATGGCAGCACCATCAGGTAAGATCATTGAATTACCAATCACTTCATCATTCCGTGAAGGTTTAACAGTATTAGAATACTTCATCTCAACTCACGGTGCGCGTAAAGGTCTTGCCGATACAGCACTTAAGACAGCCGATTCAGGTTACCTTACACGTCGTCTTGTTGACGTTGCTCAAGACGTTATCGTTCGTGAAGAAGATTGCGGTACTGACCGTGGTTTACTTGTATCTGATATCAAAGAAGGTACAGAAATGATCGAACCATTCAACGAACGTATCGAGGGGCGTTACGCAAAAGAAACAATGCGTCACCCAGAAACTGATGAAATCATAGTAAGACCAGATGAGTTAATCACACCAGAAATTGCAAAACAAATTACTGATGCAGGATTTGAACAAATGTACATCCGCTCAGCATTCACTTGTAATACACGTCATGGTGTATGTGAACGTTGCTATGGTAAGAACTTAGCAACAGGTGAAAAAGTTGAAGTTGGTGAAGCTGTTGGTACTATCGCCGCTCAATCAATCGGTGAACCAGGTACTCAGCTTACAATGCGTACATTCCATACTGGTGGGGTTGCCGGAAGCGATATCACACAAGGTCTTCCACGTATCCAAGAGATTTTCGAAGCGCGTAACCCTAAAGGTCAAGCAGTAATTACTGAAATTGAAGGTGTTGTAGACGACATCAAACTAGGTAAAGACCGTCAACAAGAAATCGTCATTAAAGGTGCAAATGAAACAAGATCATATCTTGCTTCAGGTACAGCACGCTTGAAAGTTGAAACTGGTCAAAGCGTTGACCGTGGTGAAGTTCTAACAGAAGGTTCAATTGAACCTAAGAACTATTTATCTGTTGCAGGTCTAAATGCTACAGAAAGTTACCTATTAAAAGAAGTTCAAAAAGTTTACCGTATGCAAGGTGTTGAAATCGACGATAAACACGTTGAAGTTATGGTTAGACAAATGTTACGTAAAGTTAGAATCATCGAAGCTGGTGACACTAAATTACTACCAGGTTCACTTGTAGACATTCATAACTTTACTGATGCCAACCGTGAAGCATTCAAAGGTCGTAAGCGTCCAGCGACTGCGAAACCAGTATTACTTGGTATTACGAAAGCATCACTTGAAACTGAAAGCTTCTTATCTGCTGCTTCCTTCCAAGAAACAACTCGAGTACTTACAGATGCAGCAATTAAAGGTAAACGCGATAACTTACTTGGACTTAAAGAAAATGTTATCATCGGTAAATTAATTCCAGCCGGTACAGGTATGAGAAGATATAGCGATGTTAACTATGAAAAAGCTTTATCACAACAAGAAGTTGTTGAAGAAACAGAAACTACTGAATCTTAA
- the rpsL gene encoding 30S ribosomal protein S12, which yields MPTINQLVRKPRKSKSKKSDSPALNKNFNSKKKQFTDLNSPQKRGVCTRVGTMTPKKPNSALRKYARVRLSNNIEINAYIPGIGHNLQEHSVVLVRGGRVKDLPGVRYHIVRGALDTSGVDGRRQGRSLYGTKKPKN from the coding sequence ATGCCAACTATTAATCAATTAGTACGTAAACCAAGAAAAAGCAAATCAAAGAAATCTGATTCACCAGCATTAAACAAAAATTTCAACAGTAAAAAGAAACAATTTACTGATTTAAATTCTCCACAAAAACGTGGCGTTTGTACGCGTGTTGGTACAATGACACCTAAAAAACCAAACTCTGCGTTACGTAAATATGCTCGTGTACGTTTATCAAACAACATCGAGATCAATGCTTACATTCCTGGTATCGGACACAACTTACAAGAACACAGTGTTGTACTTGTACGTGGTGGACGAGTAAAAGACTTACCTGGTGTGCGTTATCACATTGTTCGTGGTGCACTTGATACTTCAGGTGTAGATGGACGTAGACAAGGTCGTTCATTATACGGAACTAAAAAACCTAAAAATTAA
- the fusA gene encoding elongation factor G: protein MARDFTLERTRNIGIMAHIDAGKTTTTERILYYTGRIHKIGETHEGASQMDWMEQEQDRGITITSAATTAQWDDHRVNIIDTPGHVDFTVEVERSLRVLDGAVTVLDAQSGVEPQTETVWRQATTYGVPRIVFVNKMDKLGANFEYSVSTIHDRLQANAQPIQLPIGSEDDFDAIIDLVEMKCFRYTNDLGTDIEEIEIPDDHKERAEDARSTLIEAVAETNDELMEKYLGDEEISNEELKAAIRKATTDVEFYPVLVGTAFKNKGVQLMLNAVIDYLPSPLDVKPIVGHRSDNPEEEVIAKADDNAEFAALAFKVMTDPYVGKLTFFRVYSGTLSSGSYVKNSTKDKRERVGRLLQMHANSREELNTVYSGDIAAAVGLKDTGTGDTLCGEKNDIILESMEFPDPVIHLSVEPKSKADQDKMTAALVKLQEEDPTFHAHTDEETGQVIIGGMGELHLDILVDRMKKEFNVECNVGAPMVSYRETFKQPAEVQGKFARQSGGRGQYGDVKIAFAPNETGAGFEFENAIVGGVVPREYIPSVESGLQDAMENGVLAGYPLIDVKAKLYDGSYHDVDSSEMAFKIAASLALKEAAKKCDPVILEPMMKVTIEMPEEYMGDIMGDVTARRGRVDGMEPRGNAQVVNAFVPLSEMFGYATSLRSNTQGRGTYTMYFDHYAEVPKSVADEIIKKNSGNQSE, encoded by the coding sequence ATGGCTAGAGATTTTACTTTAGAAAGAACTCGTAATATTGGTATCATGGCTCATATCGATGCTGGTAAAACAACTACGACTGAACGTATTCTTTACTATACTGGACGTATCCACAAAATTGGTGAAACGCACGAAGGTGCTTCACAAATGGACTGGATGGAACAGGAGCAAGATCGTGGTATCACAATTACATCTGCTGCTACAACAGCACAATGGGATGACCACCGTGTAAACATCATCGATACACCAGGACACGTAGACTTCACAGTTGAGGTTGAACGTTCATTACGTGTACTTGATGGTGCAGTAACTGTACTTGATGCGCAATCAGGCGTTGAACCACAAACTGAAACAGTTTGGCGTCAAGCTACAACATACGGTGTACCTCGTATCGTATTTGTAAACAAAATGGACAAATTAGGTGCAAACTTCGAATATTCAGTTAGCACTATTCATGACCGTTTACAAGCAAATGCACAACCTATCCAATTACCAATTGGTTCTGAAGATGATTTCGATGCAATCATCGACTTAGTTGAAATGAAATGTTTCCGTTATACAAATGACTTAGGAACTGACATTGAAGAAATCGAAATTCCTGACGATCATAAAGAGCGTGCGGAAGATGCACGTTCAACATTAATCGAAGCAGTTGCTGAAACTAACGATGAATTAATGGAAAAATATCTTGGTGACGAAGAAATCTCTAACGAAGAGTTAAAAGCTGCTATCCGTAAAGCAACTACTGACGTAGAATTCTACCCAGTACTTGTTGGTACAGCATTCAAAAACAAAGGTGTTCAATTAATGCTTAACGCGGTAATTGATTACCTACCATCACCATTAGATGTTAAACCAATCGTTGGTCATCGTTCAGACAATCCTGAAGAGGAAGTTATTGCGAAAGCAGACGATAATGCAGAATTTGCTGCATTAGCATTCAAAGTTATGACTGACCCTTATGTTGGTAAATTAACATTCTTCCGTGTTTATTCAGGTACGTTATCTTCAGGTTCTTACGTTAAGAACTCTACGAAAGATAAACGTGAACGTGTAGGTCGTTTATTACAAATGCACGCAAACTCACGTGAAGAACTTAATACAGTATACTCAGGCGATATCGCTGCTGCGGTAGGTCTTAAAGATACTGGTACAGGTGATACTTTATGTGGTGAGAAGAACGATATCATCTTGGAATCAATGGAATTCCCTGATCCAGTTATCCACTTATCAGTTGAACCTAAATCTAAAGCAGACCAAGACAAAATGACAGCTGCTTTAGTTAAATTACAAGAAGAAGACCCAACATTCCACGCTCACACAGATGAAGAAACTGGACAAGTTATCATCGGTGGTATGGGTGAACTTCACTTAGACATCTTAGTTGACCGTATGAAGAAAGAATTCAACGTTGAATGTAACGTTGGTGCGCCAATGGTTTCATATCGTGAAACATTCAAGCAACCAGCTGAAGTTCAAGGTAAATTCGCTCGTCAATCAGGTGGTCGTGGACAATATGGTGACGTTAAAATCGCCTTCGCTCCTAACGAAACAGGCGCAGGTTTCGAATTCGAAAACGCTATCGTTGGTGGTGTAGTTCCACGTGAATACATTCCATCTGTTGAATCTGGTTTACAAGATGCAATGGAAAACGGTGTATTAGCTGGTTATCCATTAATCGATGTTAAAGCTAAATTATATGATGGTTCATACCACGATGTCGATTCATCTGAAATGGCCTTCAAAATTGCTGCATCATTAGCACTTAAAGAAGCTGCTAAAAAATGTGATCCAGTTATCTTAGAACCAATGATGAAAGTAACAATCGAAATGCCTGAAGAGTACATGGGTGATATCATGGGTGACGTAACAGCTCGTCGTGGACGTGTTGATGGTATGGAACCTCGTGGTAATGCACAAGTTGTTAATGCCTTTGTACCACTTTCAGAAATGTTCGGTTACGCAACTTCATTACGTTCTAATACACAAGGTCGCGGTACTTACACTATGTACTTCGATCACTATGCAGAAGTTCCAAAATCTGTAGCTGATGAAATCATCAAGAAAAACAGTGGTAACCAAAGCGAATAA
- the rpoB gene encoding DNA-directed RNA polymerase subunit beta, with product MAGQFVQYGRHRKRRNYARISEVLELPNLIEIQTKSYEWFLEEGLLEMFRDISPIEDFTGNLSLEFVDYRLGEPKYDLEESKNRDTTYAAPLRVKVRLIIKETGEVKEQEVFMGDFPLMTDTGTFVINGAERVIVSQLVRSPSVYFNEKLDKNGRTNFDATIIPNRGAWLEYETDAKDVVYVRIDRTRKLPLTVLLRALGFSSDQEIVDLLGESEYLRNTLEKDGTENTDQALLEIYERLRPGEPPTLENAKSLLYSRFFDPKRYDLASVGRYKTNKKLHLKHRLFNQKLAEPIVNSETGEIVAEEGTVLDRRKIDEIIDVLESNANSEVFELEGSIIDEPVEIQSIKVYVPNDEEGRTTTVIGNAFPDSEVKCITPADIISSMSYFFNLLSGIGFTDDIDHLGNRRLRSVGELLQNQFRIGLSRMERVVRERMSIQDTDSITPQQLINIRPVIASIKEFFGSSQLSQFMDQANPLAELTHKRRLSALGPGGLTRERAQMEVRDVHYSHYGRMCPIETPEGPNIGLINSLSSYARVNEFGFIETPYRKVDIETNSITDQIDYLTADEEDSYVVAQANSVLDENGRFMDDEVVCRFRGNNTVMAKEKMDYMDVSPKQVVSAATACIPFLENDDSNRALMGANMQRQAVPLMNPESPFVGTGMEHVAARDSGAAIVARHKGRVEHVESDEILVRQIIEEDGQEYEGELDRYPLAKFKRSNTGTCYNQRPIVSKDDVVTKNEILADGPSMELGEMALGRNVVVGFMTWEGYNYEDAVIMSERLVKDDVYTSIHIEEYESEARDTKLGPEEITRDIPNVADSALKNLDERGIVYVGAEVKDGDILVGKVTPKGVTELTAEERLLHAIFGEKAREVRDTSLRVPHGAGGIVLDVKVFNREEGDDTLSPGVNQLVRVYIVQKRKIHVGDKMCGRHGNKGVISKIVPEEDMPYLPDGTPIDIMLNPLGVPSRMNIGQVLELHLGMAAKNLGIHVASPVFDGASDDDVWSTIEEAGMARDGKTVLYDGRTGEPFDNRISVGVMYMLKLAHMVDDKLHARSTGPYSLVTQQPLGGKAQFGGQRFGEMEVWALEAYGAAYTLQEILTYKSDDTVGRVKTYESIVKGENITKPSVPESFRVLMKELQSLGLDVKIMDEHDNEIDMHDNEDEDVVERKVDLQQKDAPESQKEITD from the coding sequence TTGGCAGGTCAATTTGTCCAATATGGAAGACATCGTAAACGTAGAAACTATGCGAGAATTTCAGAGGTATTAGAATTACCAAATTTAATAGAAATCCAAACTAAATCTTATGAGTGGTTCTTAGAAGAAGGTTTATTAGAAATGTTTAGAGACATTTCACCGATTGAAGACTTTACTGGCAACCTTTCATTAGAGTTTGTCGATTATCGTCTTGGAGAACCAAAGTATGATTTAGAAGAATCTAAAAATCGTGATACAACGTATGCTGCACCTTTACGTGTGAAAGTGCGTTTGATTATCAAAGAAACTGGTGAAGTCAAAGAACAAGAAGTATTTATGGGTGATTTCCCATTAATGACTGACACTGGTACTTTCGTAATCAATGGTGCTGAACGTGTTATCGTATCACAATTAGTTCGTTCACCATCCGTTTATTTCAATGAGAAATTAGATAAAAATGGTCGTACAAACTTCGATGCAACGATTATTCCTAACCGTGGTGCTTGGTTAGAATATGAAACAGACGCCAAAGACGTTGTTTACGTACGAATTGACAGAACAAGAAAGTTACCATTAACAGTGTTACTTAGAGCATTAGGTTTCTCTTCAGATCAAGAAATTGTAGATTTACTTGGTGAAAGTGAATATCTACGTAATACGTTAGAAAAAGATGGTACTGAAAATACTGATCAAGCGTTATTAGAAATTTATGAACGCTTACGCCCTGGCGAACCACCTACATTAGAAAACGCTAAAAGCTTGTTATATTCACGTTTCTTCGATCCAAAACGTTATGACTTAGCAAGTGTAGGTCGCTATAAAACAAATAAAAAACTTCACTTAAAACACCGTTTATTCAATCAAAAATTAGCAGAACCAATTGTTAATTCTGAAACTGGTGAAATTGTAGCTGAAGAAGGTACTGTTTTAGATCGTAGAAAGATTGACGAAATTATAGACGTACTAGAATCAAATGCAAACAGTGAAGTATTCGAATTAGAAGGCAGTATCATTGATGAGCCTGTTGAAATACAATCAATTAAAGTTTATGTACCAAATGATGAAGAAGGCCGTACAACTACAGTCATCGGTAATGCATTCCCAGACTCAGAAGTGAAATGTATTACCCCAGCAGATATTATTTCATCAATGTCATACTTCTTTAATTTACTAAGTGGCATTGGATTCACAGACGACATTGACCATTTAGGTAACCGTCGTTTACGTTCAGTAGGTGAATTACTACAAAACCAATTCAGAATTGGTTTATCAAGAATGGAACGTGTTGTTCGTGAAAGAATGTCAATCCAAGATACAGATTCAATCACACCACAACAACTTATTAATATTCGTCCAGTTATTGCATCTATTAAAGAGTTCTTTGGTAGTTCGCAATTATCACAATTCATGGACCAAGCCAATCCATTAGCTGAGTTAACACATAAACGTCGTCTATCAGCGTTAGGACCTGGTGGTTTAACACGTGAACGTGCACAAATGGAAGTGCGTGACGTACACTACTCTCACTATGGTCGTATGTGTCCAATCGAAACACCAGAGGGTCCAAACATTGGTTTGATTAACTCATTATCAAGTTATGCACGCGTGAATGAATTTGGTTTCATTGAAACGCCATATCGTAAAGTTGATATTGAAACAAACTCAATCACTGATCAAATTGATTACCTTACAGCTGATGAAGAGGACAGCTACGTTGTTGCCCAAGCCAATTCAGTATTAGATGAAAATGGTCGTTTCATGGACGATGAAGTCGTTTGTCGTTTCCGTGGTAACAACACAGTGATGGCTAAAGAAAAAATGGACTACATGGATGTATCACCTAAACAGGTAGTATCAGCTGCGACAGCATGTATCCCATTCTTAGAAAACGATGACTCAAACCGTGCATTAATGGGTGCGAACATGCAACGTCAAGCGGTACCATTGATGAACCCAGAATCACCATTCGTAGGTACAGGTATGGAACACGTTGCCGCTCGTGACTCAGGTGCAGCAATTGTTGCTAGACACAAAGGTCGCGTTGAGCACGTTGAATCTGATGAAATCCTAGTACGTCAAATTATCGAAGAAGATGGTCAAGAATACGAAGGTGAATTAGACCGTTATCCATTAGCTAAATTCAAACGTTCTAACACTGGTACTTGTTATAACCAACGTCCAATCGTTAGCAAAGACGATGTTGTTACTAAAAATGAAATCTTAGCTGACGGTCCTTCAATGGAATTAGGTGAAATGGCATTAGGTCGTAACGTAGTTGTTGGTTTCATGACATGGGAAGGTTACAACTACGAGGATGCTGTAATCATGAGTGAACGTCTTGTTAAAGATGACGTTTACACTTCAATTCATATTGAAGAATATGAATCAGAAGCACGTGATACTAAATTAGGACCTGAAGAAATCACACGTGACATTCCAAATGTTGCAGATAGTGCACTGAAAAACTTAGACGAGCGCGGTATTGTATATGTCGGCGCTGAAGTTAAAGATGGAGATATTTTAGTTGGTAAAGTAACGCCTAAAGGTGTTACAGAATTAACTGCAGAAGAAAGATTACTACATGCAATCTTCGGTGAAAAAGCACGTGAAGTTCGCGATACTTCATTACGCGTACCTCATGGTGCAGGCGGTATTGTACTAGACGTTAAAGTCTTCAACCGTGAAGAAGGCGATGACACGTTATCACCTGGTGTAAACCAATTAGTACGTGTTTATATCGTTCAAAAACGTAAGATTCATGTCGGAGATAAAATGTGTGGACGTCACGGTAACAAAGGTGTTATTTCTAAGATAGTACCGGAAGAAGACATGCCTTACTTACCAGATGGTACACCAATTGATATCATGTTAAACCCACTAGGGGTTCCATCACGTATGAATATCGGTCAGGTATTAGAGCTACATTTAGGTATGGCTGCTAAGAACTTGGGTATTCACGTTGCATCACCAGTATTTGATGGTGCGAGTGATGATGATGTTTGGTCTACAATTGAAGAAGCAGGCATGGCTCGTGACGGTAAGACTGTATTATATGATGGTCGTACAGGCGAACCATTCGACAACAGAATTTCTGTTGGTGTTATGTACATGTTGAAACTTGCACACATGGTAGATGATAAACTACACGCACGTTCAACTGGTCCATACTCACTTGTTACACAACAACCACTTGGTGGTAAAGCACAATTCGGTGGACAACGTTTCGGTGAGATGGAGGTATGGGCACTAGAAGCTTATGGTGCTGCATACACACTTCAAGAAATCTTAACTTACAAATCAGATGATACAGTAGGTCGTGTTAAAACATACGAATCTATTGTTAAAGGTGAAAATATCACTAAACCAAGTGTTCCAGAATCATTCCGCGTATTGATGAAAGAGTTACAAAGTTTAGGATTAGACGTTAAGATTATGGATGAACATGACAATGAAATTGACATGCATGATAACGAAGATGAAGATGTTGTTGAACGCAAAGTAGATTTACAACAAAAAGACGCTCCAGAATCTCAGAAAGAAATCACTGACTAA